The following are from one region of the Cinclus cinclus chromosome 7, bCinCin1.1, whole genome shotgun sequence genome:
- the FBXL15 gene encoding F-box/LRR-repeat protein 15 has product MMSVTPTRGCLLDLPWEDILVPHILCHLPLQQLLSLQRVSKSFQSLIQLYLANMRCFDSSQIGPSIPRAAFVNLLKDNEVLQQLALQNCSDWLTDRELLPVIGQNHHLHQIQLKGCAQLSRHALVAISLSCPNLRQLSLAHCEWVDSLSLRSLADHCKALEAVDLTACRQLKDEAICYLVQKCSRLKSLSLAVNANVGDVAVEETAKCCPELEHLDLTGCLRVKNDSIRVLAEYCPKLRSLKVKHCHNVAESSLSILRSRGVELDVEPPLQRALVLLQDVVGFAPFINLQI; this is encoded by the exons ATGATGAGTGTGACCCCGACCAGGGGATGCCTCCTGGACCTGCCCTGGGAAGACATCTTGGTTCCACATATCCTCTGTCATCTGCCACTGCAACAACTCCTAAGCCTGCAGAGGGTCAGCAAGTCATTCCAGTCTCTCATCCAGCTGTACCTGGCCAACATGCGCTGCTTTGACTCAAGCCAG ATTGGACCCTCCATCCCTCGAGCTGCTTTTGTTAACCTGTTGAAGGACAATGAagttctgcagcagctggcactCCAGAACTGCTCCGACTGGCTGACGGACCGTGAACTGCTCCCAGTCATCGGGCAGAACCACCACCTGCACCAGATCCAACTGaagggctgtgcccagctcagccGCCATGCGCTCGTGGCCATCTCGCTGAGCTGCCCCAACCTGCGCCAGCTCTCCCTGGCTCACTGTGAGTGGGTGGACAGTCTGTCCCTGCGCAGCCTGGCTGACCACTGCAAGGCACTGGAGGCTGTGGACCTGACGGCCTGTCGCCAGCTGAAGGACGAGGCCATCTGCTACCTGGTGCAGAAGTGCAGCAGGCTCAAGTCTCTCTCACTGGCTGTCAATGCCAATGTGGGCGACGTGGCAGTTGAGGAGACTGCCAAgtgctgcccagagctggagcactTGGACCTCACAGGGTGTCTGCGAGTCAAGAATGACTCCATCAG GGTCCTGGCTGAGTACTGTCCCAAGTTGCGCTCGCTGAAGGTCAAGCATTGCCACAACGTGGCCGAGTCTAGCTTGAGCATCCTCCGAAGCCGTGGGGTGGAGCTGGATGTGGAGCCTCCGCTGCAGAGGGCTCTAGTTCTGCTGCAGGATGTGGTTGGCTTCGCCCCTTTCATCAACCTTCAGATCtag